In one Saimiri boliviensis isolate mSaiBol1 chromosome 21, mSaiBol1.pri, whole genome shotgun sequence genomic region, the following are encoded:
- the KCNJ4 gene encoding inward rectifier potassium channel 4 yields the protein MHGHSRNGQAHVPRRKRRNRFVKKNGQCNVYFANLSNKSQRYMADIFTTCVDTRWRYMLMIFSAAFLVSWLFFGLLFWCIAFFHGDLEASPGVPAAGGPAGGSGTAPAATKPCIMHVNGFLGAFLFSVETQTTIGYGFRCVTEECPLAVIAVVVQSIVGCVIDSFMIGTIMAKMARPKKRAQTLLFSHHAVISVRDGKLCLMWRVGNLRKSHIVEAHVRAQLIKPYMTQEGEYLPLDQRDLNVGYDIGLDRIFLVSPIIIVHEIDEDSPLYGMGKEELESEDFEIVVILEGMVEATAMTTQARSSYLASEILWGHRFEPVVFEEKSHYKVDYSRFHKTYEVAGTPCCSARELQESKITVLPAPPPPPSAFCYENELALMSQEEEEMEEEAAAAAAVAAGLGLEAGSKEEAGIIRMLELGSHLDLERMQASLPLDNISYRRESAI from the coding sequence ATGCACGGACACAGCCGCAACGGCCAGGCCCACGTGCCCCGGCGGAAACGCCGCAACCGCTTCGTCAAGAAGAACGGCCAATGCAACGTGTACTTTGCCAACTTGAGCAACAAGTCGCAGCGCTACATGGCGGACATCTTCACCACCTGCGTGGACACACGCTGGCGCTACATGCTCATGATCTTCTCTGCGGCCTTCCTTGTCtcctggctcttttttggtcTCCTCTTCTGGTGCATTGCCTTCTTCCACGGTGACCTGGAGGCCAGTCCAGGGGTGCCCGCAGCAGGGGGCCCGGCGGGTGGCAGCGGGACGGCCCCGGCAGCCACCAAGCCCTGCATCATGCATGTGAATGGCTTCCTGGGTGCCTTCCTGTTCTCCGTGGAGACGCAGACGACCATCGGCTACGGGTTCCGGTGCGTGACAGAGGAGTGCCCGCTGGCGGTCATCGCCGTGGTGGTCCAGTCCATCGTGGGCTGCGTCATCGACTCCTTCATGATTGGCACCATCATGGCCAAGATGGCGCGCCCCAAGAAGCGGGCGCAGACGCTGCTGTTCAGCCACCACGCGGTCATCTCGGTGCGCGACGGCAAGCTCTGCCTCATGTGGCGCGTGGGCAACCTACGCAAGAGCCACATCGTGGAGGCCCACGTGCGGGCCCAGCTCATCAAGCCCTACATGACCCAGGAGGGCGAGTACCTGCCCCTGGACCAGCGGGACCTCAACGTGGGCTATGACATCGGCCTGGACCGCATCTTCCTGGTGTCACCCATCATCATCGTCCACGAAATCGACGAGGATAGCCCGCTCTACGGCATGGGCAAGGAGGAGCTGGAGTCGGAGGACTTCGAGATCGTGGTCATCCTGGAGGGCATGGTGGAGGCCACGGCCATGACCACCCAGGCCCGCAGCTCCTACCTGGCCAGCGAGATCCTGTGGGGCCACCGCTTTGAGCCCGTGGTCTTCGAGGAGAAGAGCCACTACAAGGTGGACTACTCGCGTTTTCACAAGACCTACGAGGTGGCCGGCACTCCCTGCTGCTCGGCCCGGGAGCTGCAGGAGAGTAAGATCACCGTGCTGCCCGCCCCACCACCGCCTCCCAGTGCCTTCTGCTACGAGAACGAGCTGGCCCTCATgagccaggaggaagaggagatggaggaggaggcgGCCGCAGCGGCTGCTGTGGCCGCAGGCCTGGGCCTGGAGGCGGGCTCCAAGGAGGAGGCGGGCATCATCCGGATGCTGGAGTTGGGCAGCCACCTGGACCTGGAGCGCATGCAGGCCTCCCTCCCGCTGGACAACATCTCCTACCGCAGGGAGTCTGCCATCTGA